Proteins encoded by one window of Gimesia sp.:
- a CDS encoding RDD family protein, with amino-acid sequence MNSSDLCQRLRVSESQFRKICQHLKIAAADDNQRTFTPREIQRLQHFVETRRSAAGKKNATKIQSGTSTRDSTTPPKPKSSEKPRVVEQTASTKPAPAEKPVESTALPARTSTEPESKTPEVVAGLPESETAPVLLRAIAYVIDALLTLILGPLVLIPILGQILIGLMLCCYWLFRDAAGASPGKLLLGLQVSNNSADPARVGPRILRNIPLCIGPFLFCIPIIGFVIGVPVAILVVLTEVGMLLVTGRRIGDLLGDTSIKTVPKVRLVSE; translated from the coding sequence ATGAATTCCAGTGATTTATGTCAGAGGTTGCGCGTTTCGGAATCGCAGTTTCGCAAAATCTGCCAGCACCTGAAGATTGCGGCCGCCGATGATAATCAGAGGACCTTTACGCCCCGGGAGATTCAACGGCTGCAGCATTTTGTAGAGACGCGGCGGTCTGCGGCCGGGAAAAAGAATGCGACAAAGATCCAAAGCGGAACATCGACCCGCGATTCAACAACGCCCCCCAAACCGAAGTCATCTGAGAAACCACGGGTTGTTGAGCAGACCGCGTCAACGAAACCTGCCCCCGCTGAAAAGCCGGTTGAGAGCACCGCGTTACCAGCCCGGACCAGCACTGAGCCAGAGTCGAAGACGCCTGAAGTGGTTGCCGGTCTGCCGGAATCCGAGACGGCTCCGGTTCTGCTGCGGGCGATCGCTTATGTGATCGATGCGTTGCTGACGCTGATCCTGGGGCCGCTGGTGTTGATTCCGATCCTGGGGCAGATTCTGATCGGCCTGATGCTGTGCTGCTACTGGCTGTTCCGCGATGCGGCAGGCGCCAGCCCCGGGAAACTGCTGCTGGGATTACAGGTGTCAAATAACAGTGCCGACCCTGCAAGGGTCGGACCGCGAATCTTGCGAAACATTCCGTTGTGTATCGGGCCGTTCCTGTTTTGTATTCCGATAATCGGATTCGTGATTGGCGTGCCGGTCGCCATTCTGGTGGTGCTGACCGAAGTGGGGATGTTGCTGGTTACAGGGAGACGGATCGGCGATTTGCTGGGTGATACTTCGATCAAAACCGTTCCCAAGGTCAGACTGGTCAGTGAATAG
- a CDS encoding sigma-70 family RNA polymerase sigma factor, with the protein MRNSEYQRLLNESLQGNQEAIGQLLDRHRPYLKIITQRALDGRLQARVDDSDIVQQTCLSALRNFQQFDGKEEAQFVAWLQKIHERNIQDTIRRHAGAEKRAVGNEVAGSRLEGLFHLETLSPSQRVMQAEDAVRLAEVLASIPADQGEAVRLRHIEGWSLADLEQHFGRSETAVASLIKRGLENLRKRLNGDA; encoded by the coding sequence ATGCGCAACTCGGAATACCAGCGACTTCTCAACGAATCGCTACAGGGCAACCAGGAGGCGATCGGACAATTACTGGATCGCCACCGGCCCTATTTGAAAATCATCACGCAACGGGCGCTGGACGGTCGGCTGCAGGCACGCGTGGATGATTCGGATATCGTGCAGCAGACCTGTCTGTCGGCGCTACGGAACTTTCAGCAGTTCGACGGGAAAGAAGAGGCGCAGTTTGTTGCCTGGTTGCAGAAAATCCATGAACGGAATATTCAGGATACGATACGTCGACACGCGGGCGCAGAGAAGCGGGCCGTTGGTAATGAAGTCGCGGGCTCGCGTCTGGAGGGGCTGTTTCACCTGGAAACCCTGAGTCCCTCACAAAGGGTGATGCAGGCCGAGGATGCGGTGCGGCTGGCTGAAGTGCTGGCGTCGATTCCCGCAGACCAGGGGGAAGCGGTGCGGTTAAGGCACATTGAAGGCTGGTCGCTGGCGGATCTGGAGCAACACTTCGGTCGTTCGGAAACGGCGGTGGCCTCCCTGATCAAACGCGGACTCGAAAATTTACGCAAACGACTCAACGGGGATGCCTGA
- a CDS encoding phosphatase PAP2 family protein, with translation MKLFSRRLLKWIEFAMNWLKGREPVLLVFFLILAGSTWAFIELTDEVLEQETQAFDKWVIRSMRRADDPSIPIGAPWVQEMGRDLTALGGVATLVFFTTVVAGYLWIEGKKRVILLLLFASLGGLLLSSALKHFISRPRPDVVPHLSYVYTSSFPSGHSMLSAVIYLTLGALLASVIQQTRVKIYVLCVALLLTLLIGLSRIYLGVHYPTDVIAGWTAGLAWALFCWILARWLQQRHRIEAASPTSESAAADSEV, from the coding sequence ATGAAATTGTTCTCTCGGCGGCTGCTGAAATGGATCGAGTTTGCGATGAACTGGCTCAAAGGTCGCGAACCGGTGCTGCTGGTCTTTTTTCTGATCCTGGCCGGCTCTACCTGGGCGTTCATTGAGCTCACCGACGAGGTGCTGGAACAGGAGACCCAGGCGTTCGACAAGTGGGTCATCCGTTCCATGCGACGGGCCGACGATCCGTCGATTCCCATCGGGGCACCCTGGGTACAGGAGATGGGCCGCGATCTGACTGCGCTGGGGGGCGTGGCGACGCTGGTTTTCTTTACGACGGTTGTGGCAGGCTATCTCTGGATCGAAGGAAAAAAACGGGTGATTCTGTTATTGCTGTTCGCTTCCCTCGGAGGGCTGCTGCTCAGTTCTGCGCTCAAGCATTTCATCAGCCGTCCCCGCCCGGATGTGGTGCCGCATCTTTCGTATGTTTATACCAGCAGCTTCCCCAGTGGCCACTCGATGCTTTCCGCGGTGATCTATCTCACGCTGGGGGCACTGCTGGCGTCGGTGATCCAGCAGACCCGGGTGAAGATTTATGTGCTCTGCGTGGCGCTGCTGCTGACGCTGTTGATCGGGCTCAGTCGGATTTACCTCGGCGTGCATTACCCGACCGATGTGATTGCCGGCTGGACCGCGGGGCTGGCGTGGGCGCTGTTCTGCTGGATTCTTGCCCGCTGGTTACAACAGCGGCACCGGATTGAAGCTGCCAGCCCGACCTCGGAATCTGCTGCTGCCGACTCCGAGGTCTGA
- a CDS encoding nuclear transport factor 2 family protein, which translates to MTAIKPPFNFATATAKVRAAEDAWNSRDPETVSLAYSPDSEWRNRDQFLQGRDQIREFLAGKWERELDYRLVKSLWSYSENRIGVRFQYEYHDADGQWFRAYGNELWEFDEAGLMRRREASINDVPIPADQRRFHWPTSGPRPLMHAGIPDVA; encoded by the coding sequence ATGACTGCCATCAAACCCCCGTTCAATTTCGCCACCGCTACCGCCAAAGTTCGTGCTGCGGAAGATGCCTGGAACAGCCGCGACCCTGAAACGGTCTCCCTGGCCTACTCCCCGGATTCCGAGTGGCGGAACCGCGATCAGTTTCTGCAGGGACGCGATCAGATCCGGGAATTCCTCGCTGGCAAATGGGAGCGGGAACTCGATTACCGGCTCGTCAAATCGCTGTGGAGCTATTCGGAAAACCGCATCGGCGTTCGCTTTCAGTACGAGTATCACGATGCAGACGGCCAATGGTTTCGCGCCTACGGAAATGAACTCTGGGAGTTTGACGAAGCAGGACTCATGCGCCGCCGCGAAGCCAGCATCAACGACGTCCCCATCCCCGCAGACCAGCGCCGTTTTCACTGGCCCACCTCCGGTCCCCGGCCACTGATGCACGCAGGCATTCCGGATGTCGCCTGA
- a CDS encoding multidrug efflux SMR transporter: MAWVILLVAAVLEIGWAVGMKYTDGFTRLWPSVLTIGMMAASMFLLALAVRTIPVGTGYAVWTGIGALGTAVLSAFLFGEPVTIWRGLCLVLIVGGVLGLKLSAS, from the coding sequence ATGGCATGGGTGATTCTTTTGGTGGCGGCGGTGCTGGAGATCGGCTGGGCGGTCGGGATGAAATACACGGACGGTTTCACACGGTTGTGGCCCAGCGTGCTGACCATTGGCATGATGGCGGCGAGCATGTTCCTGCTGGCCCTGGCGGTCCGCACGATTCCGGTGGGCACCGGTTACGCGGTCTGGACGGGGATCGGCGCATTAGGGACGGCGGTGCTGAGTGCCTTCCTGTTTGGTGAACCGGTCACGATCTGGCGCGGGCTCTGTCTGGTGTTGATCGTGGGTGGCGTGCTGGGGTTGAAGCTTTCGGCTTCGTGA
- a CDS encoding type II toxin-antitoxin system ParD family antitoxin: MSTGYPPEILKFIEEEMASGHYEDESALVTEALEVFRELKQRHAELKQQIQQSLEAERAGRVMPLDIDAIVSELESCS, from the coding sequence ATGTCAACCGGTTATCCCCCAGAGATTCTCAAGTTCATCGAAGAAGAAATGGCCAGCGGTCATTATGAAGATGAAAGCGCCCTGGTTACAGAAGCGCTGGAGGTCTTTCGGGAGTTGAAGCAGAGACACGCCGAGCTGAAGCAGCAGATTCAGCAGTCTCTGGAAGCCGAGAGAGCAGGCCGGGTGATGCCCCTTGATATCGATGCAATCGTTTCAGAGCTGGAATCGTGTAGTTAA
- a CDS encoding PVC-type heme-binding CxxCH protein: MRLCLVIAALILCNLHSTVRADKPFELKKNERIVAVGNALAERMNLFGQFETLMQTRYPEKEIIFRNFGWPADEVGIQQRPSNYTTIDDPLEVFGPETFFCFFGFNESFAGDSKESLDAFKQNYRNYIAEQTKRFTKDGKQPRFVLISPIAFESTGDPLQPSGEEENKNLAAYTAAIKELAEEDGHRFVDLFTETKAKFGAKPGNQYTVNGAHANEQGYRVIGQLLDGSLFVSEHPLGMGTSKFNEILKWVNDKSWFHAQDYRMLNGWYVYGGRRTWDMETFPGEYQKIRKMVAVRDRYIWEMAAGGEVPDQPDDSKTGEVFIPETMFGSRDERFREMREPKELKYPTPEESIEMMTVPEGFKVELFASEREYPELANPNQIAFDNKGRLWVSCMANYPQWMPGAGRPSDRLLIFEDTNGDGKADNCTTFYDKLICPTGFEFWNGGVLVVDEPRILFLKDTDGDDKADVVQQIVDGIATDDTHHTVGAWEYSNGGLLHMLEGVSLSTTLETPYGAFRNKDTAGCYTLDPRTLKFRHFRTPGYGNPWCLVFDQWGNGMVGDGTNAKQHWTSPLSGLEVNTRRTLEPNFDNQGMRPAVGNEFLISRHLPEDVQGQFIYACVINMHGMPRFNLRDQKDGSGFEGERVEDLLSSTDMIFRPVDPKIGPDGAVWFGDWCNALIGHMQYSQRDPNRDHKHGRVYRLVNTKKPLLKPVTQADKSIEELLEQLNAYELRTRYRARRELWDRDRDQVLAAVNKWVEGVDDPKQLCEAMWLQESFRAVDTKLVDRILASDVYQARAAAIHTLVNEKDRQPQLKEYLAKAVNDPNPRVRLEAVRGLSFFGTVDATQLALQAANHEMDYWIDYTLEHTLHALKPAWEVAESKPDFLEGSSTAAKKYLDRYKKMTGPGGAAVKPLEIAGSEEASESKRKAAIRDLAKMSGGNYERGEGVFKQVCSACHMVGDLGKKFGPDLSDIGQRVSKIEMMTSILMPNDKISKGFETVAIVTIEGEVHTGFILAEDEKMISLGLAKGKKIDILKDDIELRKPMKSSSMPEGLIKTIAPIEFLDLVAYLSRQRQIAAVEDQEGWISAKQKTVKLRKKNGFKEISRDAALKFGGKFGNKTWNKDAYLFLTDVPAERFDFAFHSDLDSESPYVTIRLKDDSEIRSIWLKNRKGLQERAAGLTVWISSDGTNFEKVWTAEKVQPEWTIDLPEGTRAKFVRVGLEGEGTLHLHQGAIFGR; this comes from the coding sequence ATGCGACTTTGTCTGGTAATTGCCGCTCTGATTCTGTGCAATCTGCATTCGACAGTAAGGGCCGACAAACCTTTTGAACTCAAGAAAAACGAACGCATCGTGGCGGTCGGAAACGCGCTGGCAGAACGGATGAATCTGTTCGGGCAGTTCGAGACCCTGATGCAGACCCGGTACCCCGAGAAGGAAATCATCTTCCGGAACTTCGGCTGGCCTGCAGATGAAGTGGGAATTCAGCAGCGTCCGAGTAACTACACCACGATCGATGATCCGCTGGAAGTCTTCGGACCGGAAACGTTTTTCTGTTTCTTCGGTTTCAACGAATCGTTCGCCGGGGATTCGAAAGAGAGCCTGGACGCCTTCAAGCAGAACTACCGGAACTACATCGCCGAACAGACAAAGCGTTTCACCAAAGATGGCAAACAGCCGCGGTTTGTGCTGATCAGCCCGATTGCCTTTGAATCGACGGGCGATCCGCTGCAGCCTTCCGGTGAAGAAGAGAACAAGAATCTGGCCGCTTATACGGCTGCCATCAAAGAACTGGCGGAAGAAGACGGTCACCGTTTCGTCGACCTGTTTACGGAAACGAAAGCCAAATTCGGTGCAAAGCCGGGTAACCAGTATACGGTTAACGGAGCGCATGCGAATGAGCAGGGTTACCGGGTCATTGGCCAGCTGCTGGACGGCAGCCTGTTCGTGTCAGAGCATCCGCTGGGGATGGGGACGTCGAAGTTCAACGAGATCCTCAAATGGGTGAATGACAAATCGTGGTTCCACGCACAGGACTACCGGATGCTGAATGGCTGGTATGTCTATGGGGGCCGCCGTACCTGGGACATGGAAACCTTCCCGGGCGAATATCAGAAGATTCGTAAGATGGTCGCCGTGCGTGACCGCTATATCTGGGAGATGGCTGCGGGGGGTGAAGTACCCGATCAGCCGGACGATTCGAAGACGGGTGAAGTATTCATTCCCGAAACGATGTTCGGCAGCCGCGATGAACGCTTCCGCGAAATGCGCGAGCCGAAAGAGCTGAAGTATCCGACGCCGGAAGAGTCGATCGAGATGATGACCGTTCCCGAAGGGTTCAAGGTCGAGCTGTTCGCGTCGGAGCGGGAGTATCCCGAACTGGCGAATCCGAACCAGATTGCCTTCGATAACAAGGGCCGTCTGTGGGTTTCCTGCATGGCAAACTATCCACAGTGGATGCCCGGTGCAGGGAGACCCAGCGACCGTCTGCTGATTTTTGAAGATACCAACGGCGACGGTAAAGCCGATAATTGTACTACGTTCTACGACAAACTGATCTGCCCGACCGGATTTGAATTCTGGAACGGCGGCGTACTGGTAGTTGATGAGCCGCGAATTCTGTTCCTGAAAGACACCGATGGCGACGACAAGGCCGATGTGGTCCAGCAGATTGTCGACGGGATTGCGACCGACGACACGCACCATACGGTGGGTGCCTGGGAATATTCAAACGGCGGACTGTTACACATGCTGGAAGGTGTTTCGCTGTCGACGACGCTGGAAACACCATATGGTGCCTTCCGCAATAAAGATACCGCCGGCTGCTATACGCTGGATCCCCGTACGTTGAAATTCCGTCACTTCCGCACACCCGGCTACGGAAACCCGTGGTGTCTGGTGTTCGATCAGTGGGGTAACGGGATGGTTGGTGATGGAACCAACGCCAAGCAGCACTGGACGAGTCCGCTCTCCGGTCTGGAAGTCAACACGCGGCGTACGCTGGAGCCCAACTTCGATAACCAGGGAATGCGTCCCGCGGTAGGGAACGAATTCCTGATTTCGCGCCATCTGCCTGAAGACGTGCAGGGCCAGTTCATCTATGCCTGCGTGATCAACATGCACGGCATGCCGCGATTCAATCTTCGTGATCAGAAAGATGGTTCGGGTTTCGAAGGGGAACGTGTGGAAGACCTGCTGTCTTCGACCGACATGATTTTCCGTCCCGTCGATCCGAAGATCGGTCCGGATGGCGCGGTTTGGTTTGGGGACTGGTGTAACGCGTTGATTGGTCACATGCAGTACTCACAGCGTGACCCGAACCGCGATCACAAGCATGGCCGCGTTTATCGTCTGGTCAATACAAAGAAACCACTGCTCAAGCCGGTGACACAGGCCGATAAGTCGATTGAAGAACTGCTGGAGCAGTTGAACGCCTACGAACTGCGGACCCGTTATCGTGCCCGTCGCGAATTGTGGGACCGTGATCGGGATCAGGTCCTGGCGGCTGTGAACAAGTGGGTTGAAGGTGTGGATGATCCGAAGCAGCTCTGCGAAGCGATGTGGCTGCAGGAGAGCTTCCGGGCCGTGGATACCAAGCTGGTCGATCGGATTCTGGCGAGCGATGTTTACCAGGCACGTGCTGCCGCGATTCATACGCTGGTCAATGAAAAGGATCGTCAGCCCCAGTTGAAAGAATACCTGGCGAAAGCAGTTAACGACCCGAACCCGCGGGTACGACTGGAAGCCGTCCGTGGTCTGAGCTTCTTCGGAACCGTGGATGCGACTCAACTGGCACTGCAGGCTGCCAATCATGAGATGGATTACTGGATCGATTACACGCTGGAGCACACGCTGCATGCGTTGAAGCCGGCCTGGGAAGTGGCAGAATCGAAGCCCGATTTCCTGGAAGGTTCATCCACGGCCGCGAAGAAATATCTCGACCGTTATAAGAAGATGACCGGACCGGGCGGAGCGGCTGTGAAACCGCTGGAGATTGCCGGTTCCGAGGAAGCTTCGGAAAGCAAACGTAAAGCAGCGATTCGTGATCTGGCCAAGATGAGTGGCGGTAATTACGAGCGGGGCGAAGGCGTGTTCAAGCAGGTCTGCTCTGCCTGTCATATGGTGGGTGACCTCGGCAAGAAGTTCGGTCCGGACCTGAGCGACATTGGTCAGCGGGTGAGCAAGATCGAAATGATGACTTCGATCCTGATGCCCAATGATAAAATTTCCAAAGGTTTCGAGACAGTCGCGATTGTGACGATCGAAGGTGAAGTGCATACCGGCTTCATCCTGGCCGAAGACGAGAAAATGATTTCACTCGGTCTGGCGAAGGGGAAGAAGATCGACATTCTCAAAGACGACATCGAACTGCGTAAGCCGATGAAGTCGAGTTCAATGCCCGAGGGATTGATCAAGACGATTGCCCCGATCGAGTTTCTGGACCTGGTGGCCTATCTTTCCCGGCAGCGGCAGATCGCCGCGGTAGAGGATCAGGAGGGCTGGATCAGTGCGAAGCAGAAAACGGTCAAGCTGCGGAAGAAGAATGGCTTCAAAGAGATCTCCCGCGATGCTGCTCTCAAGTTTGGCGGTAAGTTCGGGAACAAGACCTGGAACAAGGACGCGTATCTGTTTCTGACCGATGTTCCTGCGGAGCGGTTTGATTTCGCGTTCCATTCCGATCTGGATTCCGAGTCGCCTTACGTCACGATTCGGCTGAAGGACGATTCTGAAATCCGTTCGATCTGGTTGAAGAACCGGAAGGGACTGCAGGAGCGGGCCGCAGGTCTGACGGTCTGGATCTCTTCTGACGGGACGAATTTCGAGAAGGTCTGGACGGCTGAAAAAGTGCAGCCCGAGTGGACCATCGATCTGCCCGAAGGGACACGTGCGAAATTCGTCCGCGTGGGCCTGGAAGGGGAAGGGACGCTCCACCTGCATCAGGGCGCGATTTTCGGTCGATAA
- a CDS encoding GspE/PulE family protein, which produces MKSFWAYLLILLSVLCVSAELQAQPVVEGDNGNDSAARTPANTGQVGKYPPIPIRFFRGNGPATSSQGFYFNFWKMLFVCLLFLLWAKTSYWVDDDSRALKCNTEFWSSLILVAGALGFLLVFCMPNFIVGFLVLAAAYAAPLGFYINERNAKVPASSKVMTPDHIRKLTLRYLARMGIRVGGKKTQEAAMGPDIRFIGKSATGRGDDPSSSRRVENSRGFLAAKELIHDAIMRRATDVHLEPKEDEYGVRLRIDGVMYPTEGFDRSIGEAVLNIFKVLGAMDITEKRRPQDGSFRAIMPDREIDFRLASQGTRYGEKMSLRILDQTNSIASLSELGLRKQIVDKMSSIVKQPHGLFLCCGPTGAGKSTTLYAALHEIDPYQRNIITIEDPVEYRIENVSQIEINQKAGQTFAESLRSILRQDPDVVMIGEIRDAETARIACQAANTGHMVFSTVHANDTFTALYRLIDLEVEPFMLASSLSALLAQRLARRLCPDCKEAYQPNPEFLKKANLPPDKVKSFYRQPKNPEIVCPTCGGLGYFGRISVVELLEFNERMRDMIRDDVGMSQLKAQARKNGMLYMKEEGLRLVVKGITSIDELLRVVK; this is translated from the coding sequence GTGAAATCTTTCTGGGCATATTTATTGATTCTGTTGAGCGTGTTATGCGTCTCGGCAGAGTTGCAGGCTCAACCCGTTGTCGAGGGCGATAACGGGAACGATTCTGCAGCGCGGACACCTGCGAATACAGGGCAGGTAGGAAAGTATCCCCCGATCCCGATCCGGTTCTTCAGGGGCAACGGGCCTGCGACCTCCTCTCAGGGTTTCTATTTTAACTTCTGGAAGATGCTGTTCGTCTGCCTGCTGTTTCTGTTGTGGGCGAAAACATCTTACTGGGTGGACGATGACAGCAGGGCGTTGAAGTGTAACACGGAATTCTGGAGTTCGCTGATTCTGGTAGCCGGTGCGCTCGGATTTCTCCTGGTGTTCTGCATGCCGAATTTCATTGTCGGTTTTCTGGTTCTGGCAGCCGCCTATGCGGCGCCGCTGGGGTTCTATATCAATGAGCGGAATGCCAAAGTGCCTGCTTCCAGCAAAGTGATGACGCCCGATCATATTCGCAAGCTGACTTTACGTTACCTGGCACGGATGGGAATCCGCGTGGGGGGCAAGAAGACCCAGGAAGCCGCGATGGGCCCCGATATCCGTTTCATCGGGAAATCAGCGACGGGGCGGGGTGACGATCCCAGCAGTTCGCGTCGGGTGGAGAATTCGCGTGGGTTCCTGGCAGCGAAAGAGCTGATTCACGATGCGATCATGCGTCGCGCCACCGACGTGCACCTGGAGCCGAAAGAGGATGAATACGGCGTCCGTCTGCGTATCGACGGGGTGATGTATCCCACCGAAGGCTTTGACCGTTCGATCGGCGAAGCGGTACTGAATATTTTCAAAGTGCTTGGTGCCATGGACATCACGGAGAAACGTCGTCCCCAGGATGGTAGTTTCCGTGCGATCATGCCAGACCGGGAGATCGATTTTCGTCTTGCCAGCCAGGGGACCCGTTACGGCGAAAAGATGAGTCTGCGTATTTTGGACCAGACGAACTCAATCGCTTCACTTTCGGAACTGGGGCTGCGGAAACAGATCGTCGACAAGATGAGCTCAATTGTCAAGCAGCCGCACGGCCTGTTCCTCTGCTGTGGTCCTACCGGTGCCGGTAAATCGACGACCCTGTATGCCGCTTTGCACGAAATTGACCCTTACCAGCGAAATATCATTACGATTGAAGATCCGGTGGAGTACCGGATTGAGAATGTTTCGCAGATTGAAATCAACCAGAAAGCCGGCCAGACCTTTGCCGAGTCGCTACGGAGTATTCTGCGTCAGGACCCGGACGTGGTCATGATCGGCGAAATTCGAGATGCCGAAACCGCGCGGATTGCCTGTCAGGCTGCGAATACCGGTCACATGGTGTTCTCCACGGTTCACGCCAACGATACCTTTACTGCTTTGTACCGTCTGATCGACTTGGAAGTCGAGCCGTTCATGCTGGCCAGTTCGCTGTCGGCACTGCTGGCTCAGCGTCTGGCGCGACGTCTGTGTCCGGACTGTAAAGAGGCATATCAGCCCAATCCGGAGTTCCTGAAAAAGGCGAATCTGCCACCGGACAAGGTGAAAAGTTTTTATCGTCAGCCGAAGAATCCGGAGATTGTCTGTCCAACCTGCGGTGGTCTGGGCTACTTCGGACGTATCAGCGTGGTGGAGCTGCTGGAATTCAATGAGCGGATGCGGGATATGATTCGCGACGACGTCGGCATGTCCCAGTTGAAAGCACAGGCCCGTAAGAACGGGATGCTGTATATGAAAGAAGAAGGCCTGCGGCTGGTGGTCAAAGGCATTACCTCGATTGATGAATTACTGCGTGTCGTGAAGTGA
- a CDS encoding CvpA family protein, with protein MIDILLLAILGIVTWCVASEGAWGAGFIFVSVLLSGLLAMNFFEPLATFMSGNVIGSGAWQQRWDSIALIGLFVGFIFLFREVTVRIAPAYMQVHPLVHEIGRWGFAALTGYITMAFLLTALHTTALPREFIGFTPERQNLFGVVAPDRQWLGFTQYVSEKSMRNGALGHIFDGPEYSLPNHQNRVWPSFPIRYASRRASGTGAVAPPPVSKDKADRSF; from the coding sequence ATGATTGATATTCTATTGCTGGCGATTCTGGGAATCGTAACCTGGTGTGTTGCCAGCGAAGGCGCCTGGGGAGCGGGGTTCATTTTTGTCTCCGTGCTGTTGTCCGGGCTGCTGGCAATGAATTTCTTTGAACCGCTGGCCACGTTCATGTCCGGCAATGTGATTGGCTCTGGTGCCTGGCAGCAGCGGTGGGACAGTATTGCGCTGATCGGGTTGTTTGTCGGATTCATATTCCTGTTCCGCGAGGTAACCGTGCGGATTGCGCCCGCGTATATGCAGGTCCATCCCCTGGTGCACGAGATTGGTCGCTGGGGTTTCGCAGCACTCACCGGTTACATCACGATGGCATTTCTGTTGACGGCTTTGCATACCACGGCGTTGCCGCGAGAATTTATCGGTTTTACTCCAGAACGTCAGAACCTGTTTGGAGTGGTTGCCCCCGACCGCCAGTGGCTGGGTTTCACGCAGTACGTATCTGAGAAGTCGATGCGGAACGGTGCTTTGGGGCACATCTTCGATGGTCCCGAGTACTCGCTGCCGAATCATCAGAATCGGGTCTGGCCTTCATTTCCGATTCGCTACGCTTCACGCCGGGCCAGTGGGACGGGGGCTGTTGCTCCACCGCCGGTCTCCAAAGATAAAGCAGATCGCTCCTTCTAG
- the rdgB gene encoding RdgB/HAM1 family non-canonical purine NTP pyrophosphatase, with protein sequence MSHYPRIVLASRNQKKAGEIAELLKPHGIEVQSVADFPQAKEVVEDGQSFAENAAKKAYETAQAISEWTIGEDSGLMIDALDGAPGIYSARYSGENATDEKNNAKMLEELKDVPLPERTAAYICNVALSNPQGEICLQVEARCRGRMTDEARGENGFGYDPYFEIIELHKTFGELAPIVKQHLSHRARAFERFIPQLVDLFHKLDD encoded by the coding sequence ATGTCTCACTACCCCCGCATCGTGCTCGCCAGTCGTAACCAGAAAAAAGCAGGCGAAATCGCCGAGCTGCTTAAACCACACGGCATCGAAGTTCAGAGTGTCGCCGACTTCCCCCAGGCAAAAGAGGTCGTTGAAGACGGCCAGTCCTTCGCAGAGAACGCTGCGAAGAAAGCATATGAGACGGCACAGGCAATCTCTGAATGGACCATCGGCGAAGACAGCGGCCTGATGATCGACGCGTTAGACGGAGCTCCCGGAATCTATTCGGCCCGCTATAGTGGTGAGAATGCGACCGACGAAAAAAACAACGCCAAAATGCTGGAGGAACTCAAAGACGTTCCCCTGCCCGAACGGACTGCCGCCTACATCTGTAACGTGGCCCTCTCTAATCCCCAGGGGGAGATCTGCCTGCAGGTCGAAGCCCGTTGTCGGGGACGAATGACGGACGAAGCACGCGGCGAGAACGGCTTCGGCTATGATCCTTATTTCGAGATCATCGAGCTGCACAAAACGTTCGGCGAGCTGGCCCCCATCGTCAAGCAGCACCTCAGTCACCGCGCTCGAGCTTTTGAACGCTTCATCCCGCAGCTGGTCGACCTCTTCCACAAGCTGGATGATTAA